The following DNA comes from Pannonibacter sp. XCT-53.
GCCCCGCCGCCGGTGATCGTGTCGATCCACAGCTACACGCCGGTCTGGCGCGGCACGCCGCGGCCGTGGCACGCGGGCATCCTGTGGGACCGCGATCCGCGCGCCGTGCTGCCGGTGCTGGAGGGGCTGCGGGCCGACCCGGCGCTGGTGGTCGGCGACAACGAGCCCTATGACGGGGCGCTGAAGAATGACACCATGTACCGGCACGGAACCTTGCGGGGCCTCGCGCATGTGCTGATCGAGGTGCGCCAGGACCTGATCGCGGATGAGGCGGGCGTGGGGGCCTGGGCAGACCGGCTGGAGCCCATCCTGGCCCGGTTGCCGCTGATGCCTGACCTGCGCGAGGTCCGCCATTTCGGCTCGCGTGCCTGCTCTTGACCTCTTTGCCAGGGAGTGACCATCCATGTCGCTTGATGACCAGACCCGCACCGAACTCGAAGCTGCCGCATTCCGCCGCCTGGTGGCGCATCTGCGGGGCAGGACCGATGTGCAGAACATCGACCTCATGAACCTCGCCGGGTTCTGCCGCAACTGCCTGTCGAACTGGATGCAGGCCGAGGCGGATGCCCGCGGCATTCCCCTCAGCCGGGACGAGGCGCGGCAGGAGGTTTACGGCATGCCCTACGAGGAGTGGAAGCAGCGCTACCAGAGCGAGGCGACCGCCGAGCAGAAGGCGGCCTTCGAGGCGCAGAACAACGGGCATTGAGCCGCGCCATCCCGCCCGATCCGGCTTGACCGGCGGGTGAGAAACTGGCACGGCAATGCACCCAGATTCCCCCGCCGGAGGCTCCGGCGCAGTTCATTCCAACAGGAGATTTCGCATGTCTTCAGATCCGGGCGGCGTGGCCGCGGACCAGCTGCGGGCCTTCGTCGAGCGCATCGAGCGGCTCGAGGAGGAAAAGAAGGTCATTTCCGACGACATCAAGGACGTCTATGCCGAAGCAAAGGGCAACGGCTTCGACGTCAAGATCCTGCGCAAGGTGATTTCCCTGCGCAAGAAGCAGCCGCACGAGCGCGAAGAGGAAGAGGCCATCCTGGATCTCTATCTGCAGGCACTCGGCATGCAGGGCTATATCGGCAACGAGTGAGCCGGAACGCCTTCACGGCAATCAGGAAGCGGCCCATGTGGCCGCTTGAGGTTGATGACAAGCCTACTCACCGTCATTCCGGCCCAGCTGAGCGTCAGCGAAGCGCCGAGCCGGGATCCAGAGATCAGCCGCGCGAAGCGCGACAAACCAGTCGGTCGCTAGTCGTATCGAGTTGACTTGGTTTTGGGCTCGCTTGCGCTCGCACAGACATGCTGGATCCCGGGTCAGGCCCGGGACAGGCCCCGGATCTGCGGTTCGCGGAACGCTCACCTTGTCCGGAATGACGTCGGAGAGGTCGAGGTTTGTCAGCAGTCTGAAGCGGCCCATGTGGCCGCTTTTTTTGTTCGGGCTCGCGTCTTGCTGGCTGGTACCAATCAAAAAAAGGGCGGCCACGGGCCGCCCTTTTGAACTTTTCCTGCCGAGTTCCCGATCAGCGGGTGAACACCACGGGCAGGACCGAGATGGCCGTGCCGGTGAAGGTGTCGCTGCGCAGGTTGTCATAGGGCTGCGCGCCGAAGCCATGCTTGATGAAGCGGTTGCCGGCCGTCAGCAGCGATCCGATCTGCCGCTGGTTGGGATGACTCATGTCGGCGAAGCTGATGCTGCGCAGGGTCGAGGTGCCGGAGATCAGCTCGGGCGACGACTTGTCCGGCAGGCTGGCGAAGCCGGCCAGCGGGTCGACGATCACCGGCGGCGGCACAAGGCCCGACACCGTCGGGGCAG
Coding sequences within:
- a CDS encoding DUF1244 domain-containing protein, whose protein sequence is MSLDDQTRTELEAAAFRRLVAHLRGRTDVQNIDLMNLAGFCRNCLSNWMQAEADARGIPLSRDEARQEVYGMPYEEWKQRYQSEATAEQKAAFEAQNNGH
- a CDS encoding DUF2312 domain-containing protein — translated: MSSDPGGVAADQLRAFVERIERLEEEKKVISDDIKDVYAEAKGNGFDVKILRKVISLRKKQPHEREEEEAILDLYLQALGMQGYIGNE